A stretch of the Acyrthosiphon pisum isolate AL4f chromosome A2, pea_aphid_22Mar2018_4r6ur, whole genome shotgun sequence genome encodes the following:
- the LOC100162347 gene encoding putative beta-carotene-binding protein, which produces MANSVHATIIIIVFCVNNVFSKLKPIPDYLHICHRSNPDIPKCIIESAYFLRPKLAEGIPEFGVAPMDPMLINTLIPTDGNGLKIETTNLLVTGTRNFTINHLIADIDKQKYKFQVRFPHMHILGNYSIDGKIARMVIKGQGDFDLDIYGVKCNVTLLGNVIDINGLNYIRFHHISLRIAISRGSIELRNLFGGDKNLGKLL; this is translated from the exons ATGGCAAATTCTGTGCATgccaccattattattatagttttttgtgtgaataatgttttttcaaaattgaagcCTATac CTGATTACTTACATATTTGCCATCGCTCAAATCCGGACAttccaaaatgtattatagaatCAGCATATTTTTTAAGACCCAAACTTGCagaag GAATTCCCGAATTCGGCGTCGCCCCTATGGACCCAATGTTAATTAACACTCTTATTCCAACGGATGGGAATGGGCTGAAAATAGAGACCACCAATTTATTAGTCACCGGAACCAGAAATTTTACGATTAACCATCTTAT AGCTGACATAGACAAACAGAAGTATAAGTTTCAAGTGAGATTTCCCCACATGCACATACTCGGTAATTACAGCATCGACGGAAAAATCGCAAGAATGGTCATCAAAGGTCAAGGAGATTTCGATTTGGACATAT ATGGGGTGAAATGCAACGTAACGCTACTGGGAAACGTAATCGATATCAACGGTCTGAATTATATACGTTTCCATCATATATCGCTTAGAATTGCAATAAGCAGAGGCAGTATAGAACTAAGAAATTTATTCGGTGGCGATAAAAACTTgggtaagttattataa
- the LOC100159613 gene encoding uncharacterized protein LOC100159613 has product MHVSSKTMKFVLTAVVLAAIVCTVAGKPAKTSRLAKYTTLCKLSDPKLSQCLTSLMKDILKYSNTGIPELNIPALEPFLIPEIDLKIFQGLSASLFGGNVQKSNKTKAFARNLVVHHSSEFDIHDLKVDVKKNELFIDLSFPKLQIEGEYDVNLIMFNMPIKSTGPVYINATDITVKATLNGKTIKRKNESLLLFDTIDIKVNFKDYAIKIENLFKKDQNLNRALNDMLKSQKAELRKLAIPMIEEVAGKMVLSMVNQILTGLPLEEIFITE; this is encoded by the exons ATGCACGTAAGCTCCAAGACGATGAAGTTTGTGTTGACGGCTGTGGTTTTGGCGGCCATCGTCTGCACGGTCGCGGGAAAGCCCGCGAAAACCAGCAGACTGG CTAAGTACACGACGCTATGCAAGCTTTCGGACCCAAAATTAAGCCAATGTTTGACTAGCTTAATGaaagatattttaaagtattctaATACag GTATACCTGAACTTAACATACCGGCGTTGGAGCCATTTTTAATTCcagaaattgatttaaaaatattccaagGCCTGAGTGCCTCATTATTCGGTGGCAATGTTCAAAAATCCAATAAAACTAAGGCATTCGCACGTAATTTAGTTGTTCATCATTCATCCGAATTTGATATTCACGACCTTAA GGTGGATGTTAAAAAGAACGAATTATTCATCGACCTCTCTTTCCCAAAACTTCAAATAGAAGGAGAGTACGACGTAAATTTAATCATGTTTAATATGCCAATTAAAAGCACAGGACCTGTGTACATAAATGCCA CTGACATTACAGTCAAAGCTACATTGAACGGGAAGACTATAAAGAGGAAGAACGAGTCTCTTTTACTGTTCGATACCATTGACATCAAAGTTAACTTCAAAGACTACGCAATTAAGATTGAAAATTTGTTCAAAAAAGATCAAAACCTGA ACAGAGCATTGAACGATATGCTCAAGAGCCAAAAAGCAGAGTTAAGGAAGCTAGCGATTCCAATGATCGAAGAAGTAGCTGGTAAAATGGTGCTCTCTATGGTAAATCAGATTTTGACCGGTTTGCCGCTTGAGGAAATTTTCATAACAGAGTAG